The following proteins are co-located in the Gordonia polyisoprenivorans genome:
- a CDS encoding TetR/AcrR family transcriptional regulator, whose product MRSVAAEAGVSLRLIQYYFNTKEELMVGALRYLERSSHDRWAQRLAEYDDPPPTRAVIETFLLEALPTDEASRAFHRVGMSYAVLAMTDTKISDEPFVSGINRLESILAEALKRAVDDGQLPAHVAPELEATRLVTMVNGLGTSILVDQRTPEQAAEVIQYHLDQLFARPLLEVASLVPTRP is encoded by the coding sequence ATGCGATCGGTGGCCGCGGAAGCGGGCGTGTCGCTACGGCTGATCCAGTACTACTTCAACACGAAAGAAGAGCTGATGGTCGGGGCGTTGCGCTACCTCGAACGCAGTAGTCACGATCGCTGGGCCCAGCGGCTCGCCGAGTATGACGATCCACCCCCAACCCGAGCTGTCATCGAGACGTTCCTGCTCGAGGCGCTACCGACCGATGAAGCCAGCCGCGCCTTTCATCGAGTCGGCATGTCTTACGCCGTGTTGGCAATGACAGACACGAAGATCTCTGACGAGCCTTTCGTCAGTGGGATCAACCGCCTTGAGAGCATACTGGCCGAAGCCCTGAAGCGCGCCGTCGACGACGGACAGTTGCCTGCGCACGTAGCGCCCGAGCTGGAGGCCACCAGGCTGGTGACGATGGTCAACGGCCTTGGCACCAGCATTCTGGTAGACCAACGTACGCCGGAACAAGCCGCCGAGGTCATTCAGTATCATCTCGATCAGCTCTTTGCTCGGCCGTTGCTTGAAGTGGCGTCGTTGGTGCCTACTCGCCCTTGA
- a CDS encoding MFS transporter yields the protein MRRSRAPDVILTVACAAQFMVVLDISVVNVALPSIRDALDFNSVTLQWVVNAYALPFAGFLLLGGRLADLFGTRRVFLVGLGLFSGASLIGGLVTASPLLIGARALQGLGAAVLAPATLTILTSTFPEGQRRTRALATWTSVGIGGGTAGNVLGGVLTEFLSWRSTLLINVPAGAVVALLTLRYLPRTGSATVVQRIDAAGAALATIGLGSLAFGVSEAASHGWQAASTILPLATGLLLLVAFIIVESHVAVPLFPLRIFRNRSVSVGNLTILLAGACLNPMWYFLTLSMQITLGYTPIQTGLAFIPHTLVVIFVGVRVTPWLMRRVDGRVLISIGSLIAAAGFALQAQLTRDSGYTLGILLPAVVFSIGSGILTTPITSAVTSGVPPSEVGAASGLMNAAKQIGGALGLAMLVTIAGSGASDIATTLNPYNKAYYAIAGIMLVVAATAVALPAQKDDPAD from the coding sequence GTGAGGCGCTCGAGAGCCCCTGACGTCATCCTCACGGTGGCGTGTGCAGCACAATTCATGGTGGTGCTGGACATCTCAGTCGTGAACGTTGCACTGCCATCGATCCGCGATGCACTCGACTTCAATTCCGTCACGCTACAATGGGTCGTCAACGCGTACGCATTGCCATTCGCCGGCTTCTTGTTACTGGGTGGCCGACTTGCTGATCTCTTCGGCACACGTCGGGTGTTCCTCGTGGGATTGGGATTGTTCTCAGGGGCCAGCCTCATCGGTGGACTCGTCACCGCATCACCACTGCTCATCGGCGCTCGCGCACTTCAGGGCCTCGGTGCAGCCGTGCTCGCCCCGGCGACACTCACGATCCTGACGTCTACCTTTCCAGAAGGGCAGCGGCGTACGCGAGCGCTGGCCACCTGGACCTCAGTCGGCATCGGCGGCGGCACAGCGGGAAACGTCCTGGGCGGAGTTCTGACCGAGTTTCTCTCGTGGCGGTCCACTCTGCTCATCAACGTTCCCGCAGGCGCTGTGGTTGCGCTCCTCACATTGCGATATCTCCCCCGAACCGGCTCTGCGACAGTAGTTCAACGGATCGATGCAGCGGGCGCAGCGCTCGCCACCATCGGGCTCGGATCACTGGCTTTCGGAGTGTCTGAGGCCGCGTCCCACGGCTGGCAAGCTGCGTCAACGATTCTCCCCTTGGCCACAGGCCTCCTCCTGCTGGTCGCTTTCATCATCGTCGAGTCGCACGTCGCCGTCCCCCTGTTTCCGCTCCGGATATTCCGGAATCGCTCAGTGTCAGTGGGCAATCTGACGATTCTTCTGGCTGGTGCTTGCCTGAATCCGATGTGGTACTTTCTGACACTGTCGATGCAGATCACGCTGGGATACACCCCGATCCAGACCGGGCTTGCTTTCATTCCCCACACACTCGTCGTCATCTTTGTCGGAGTCCGGGTCACCCCCTGGCTCATGCGCCGCGTTGACGGACGTGTACTGATCTCGATCGGGTCACTCATTGCCGCAGCCGGATTCGCATTGCAGGCACAGCTCACCCGCGATAGCGGCTACACGCTCGGAATACTCTTGCCAGCAGTCGTTTTCAGTATCGGCAGCGGGATTCTCACCACGCCGATCACATCAGCGGTGACATCGGGAGTACCGCCGAGCGAAGTCGGTGCGGCCTCCGGACTGATGAACGCGGCAAAGCAGATCGGTGGTGCGCTCGGTCTCGCCATGCTGGTCACGATCGCCGGATCGGGCGCCTCAGACATCGCGACGACATTGAACCCATACAACAAGGCGTATTACGCCATCGCCGGAATCATGCTGGTTGTGGCGGCCACAGCGGTAGCCCTTCCCGCCCAGAAAGACGATCCTGCTGATTGA